The Prunus dulcis chromosome 5, ALMONDv2, whole genome shotgun sequence genomic sequence gctttgtTCAAGCCGCATAATTTCTAGAAAAGGCATCCTATTAATTAGCGTGGAATTAGAATAGGCTACTAGCCACCATCCTAATTGTCAAGTCGGTGATGCCCTTGCTAATCGGATTTGTTTTAGAATCACCCTTTGTAAAACCGAACTTACATTGATAGCAGGCGAATGTCAATACACTGTGCATAAAAGCTTCTAAGATAGTTCTAAAGGATCACTGTGTTTCTAGTTTATTGTTTATGTAGACTCTCAGAATGCAGAATGTACCAAttatatgttattttgttcatttgaAAACTCTCTTATtctcaaaacaagaaaagttaaaaaggaaaatttccCTATTTTGGGGGGTATTCTACACTGCGTGAAGTATTGCCAGGTGACCCCAGAAGCTGAACCGTATAGTAGAAAAGTAAATCCCATCACAATCCAGTTCTAGAATTCAAAgaaattttaacaattttcttaaatataatataaattttatggGCGCTATTATGGAGAATTATgctcccttttctttttctttgctttctaTCTGTGAAGTGAAACAGTCTACAGAGAACAATAAGCAATGTCGCTTCTGCAAAACCCCCACCAAATTCGACCGTTGATTTCCTACCCAATTCAAAATTTCCCAAGTTCTTTCCAACCCTCATCTCCAACCCTCCATTTCTCCACCAAAACACCTCCAAAGCCAATCCACTTCCACCCATTAATTCCAAAATCTCAACCCGCCCACCATCCGGCCCCCAAAACCAGAACCCAAGACGACGGCATCCCCGCCGAGGATGTCAAAATCCTAGCCAAATTCAAGTCCAGGTACAATTACATTCGTGTCCTCGAAGTTTCTCGAAGAGCTGACCACCCCTTTGCTGGTTCaaggcttcttcttcttgacaACCCTGGAAACATCCACAGCATCTCCTTCATTTTCAAGTCCCTCACCAGCACTTACTTTGACGTCTTCGCCACATTGCCGCCGATTTTGCCTCCTGGACCTGTAGGAATTCTCGGGTTCGGGGCGGGTTCTGCCGCAAGGTCCATTCTTGAGCTGTACCCAGAAGTTGGGGTTCATGGGTGGGAGCTTGACCCGTCTGTGATTGCTGTGGGCAGAGAGTACTTTGGTCTCTCAAAGCTGGAAAGACAGTATCCAGGTAGGCTTATAATTCATGTTGGAGATGCATTCAAAGCTAGCAC encodes the following:
- the LOC117628480 gene encoding uncharacterized protein LOC117628480 isoform X1 — translated: MSLLQNPHQIRPLISYPIQNFPSSFQPSSPTLHFSTKTPPKPIHFHPLIPKSQPAHHPAPKTRTQDDGIPAEDVKILAKFKSRYNYIRVLEVSRRADHPFAGSRLLLLDNPGNIHSISFIFKSLTSTYFDVFATLPPILPPGPVGILGFGAGSAARSILELYPEVGVHGWELDPSVIAVGREYFGLSKLERQYPGRLIIHVGDAFKASTRDGFSGILVDLFCKGSLVPELQDPNTWEMLRKCLRKGGRIMVNVGGSCVEAEDSTRDGKVVMEDTLKAMHRVFGDKLFVLGLGNRQEDSSLALTGDLPDLEAWKKMLHRSLARYVDKWKPFSG
- the LOC117628480 gene encoding uncharacterized protein LOC117628480 isoform X2 — translated: MSLLQNPHQIRPLISYPIQNFPSSFQPSSPTLHFSTKTPPKPIHFHPLIPKSQPAHHPAPKTRTQDDGIPAEDVKILAKFKSRYNYIRVLEVSRRADHPFAGSRLLLLDNPGNIHSISFIFKSLTSTYFDVFATLPPILPPGPVGILGFGAGSAARSILELYPEVGVHGWELDPSVIAVGREYFGLSKLERQYPGSLVPELQDPNTWEMLRKCLRKGGRIMVNVGGSCVEAEDSTRDGKVVMEDTLKAMHRVFGDKLFVLGLGNRQEDSSLALTGDLPDLEAWKKMLHRSLARYVDKWKPFSG